Proteins co-encoded in one Prevotella sp. E13-27 genomic window:
- a CDS encoding autotransporter-associated beta strand repeat-containing protein, which yields MRKLFLLFFAALALTASAQQLAFPGAQGWGRFATGGRTGSVYHVTNLNDSGSGSLRDAVSQPNRIVVFDVSGVIRINSRISFAKNLYVAGQTAPGEGITVYGDGVSFSGSDNIIVRYMRFRMGAVGTKDKDAAGIANGQNMIFDHCSFSWGQDENFSINWDNKGTAPQNITLMNSIVGQGLMTHSAGGLMQASNITLYRILLVDNSTRNFKVKGINQYVNNIVYNWKNYAYNMGGDSEGTSYVNIENNMFINGPAVGGDALSGGNSDFHFYGADNWQDKNRDGIYNPTEFTGNGGGDRQSQPYDYPALEKWAANDLIEKLLPEVGASLPYRDIADCYMVDEVLSFGKEGKLITNENELPIGLPTSWSWFAGTKYTDTDGDGMPDAWESANGTNPSANDAMTIASNGYANIENYINSITKDDRQFFLRAPMLLSLAESTTNSLTLKWADYTDNEEGFIVELKKDGAFVEVGRTAANATSFEISNSQLSALRSALPLGSSKNFQLSPATAYQVRLCAFSGDNKSAYTSELTVKTRPEQVGIIDVETFTGTGEGEWLINPASDQIITITEATPKTAVVVKSDANVTINGAGYISGAASMNKAGQGTLVIASDQQYEGATVLHEGIYEFSTLKNGGVASGLGKSQEFAQNWIMDGGIYKYTGASTSTDRSATLYNDTELNIAEKASVVTMNGSIEGSGNLEVGGSGTIGVNTQNFFKFDGDVVLKGGTLKLNSKNISDAGIGTASKLVMAGGSFTTVGKNEANVTYNFPIVAEEGTTSTLYFDRWNTNKCNVSGTGTLQWGVNYLREYIEGNWDNFTGKLIITKTGNYGDNRQFAIRNNGGIKNATIQLKSGTAINGGKNAATYYLGGLSGEAGSYLAGFNVKAKGTGTWIVGGANTDEVFAGVINNNDQAGSHPGTTTIIKEGSGDWRLTGTNVYSGTTTVNKGRLVVNGTHTTGGAYTINNGGTLMGKGTVGSRVNVNSGGSVSAGDTLIALNELKLSGGLTVSSGGEVHFPVRWTGSSVFTNRIKVTGALTINGGTLVIDIKDDAELPAGTVLTLFSSLGTVSGTGFSAVVPERPSATTKWDLSTVLTDGKVRVANDETAVGQLKADANAKSSTVYDLKGRNLGTGDAHHKGIVVKDGRKYISK from the coding sequence ATGAGAAAACTATTCTTACTATTCTTTGCTGCCCTGGCTTTGACAGCCAGTGCTCAGCAACTCGCTTTCCCTGGCGCACAAGGGTGGGGACGCTTCGCCACTGGCGGACGTACCGGATCCGTATATCATGTCACCAACCTTAATGACAGTGGTAGCGGCTCGCTCCGCGATGCTGTTAGTCAGCCCAACCGCATCGTTGTGTTCGATGTGTCTGGCGTCATCAGAATCAATTCGCGCATATCGTTTGCTAAGAACCTCTATGTGGCAGGTCAGACAGCTCCTGGTGAGGGTATCACCGTCTATGGCGATGGTGTCAGCTTCTCAGGCTCTGACAATATCATCGTGCGCTACATGCGTTTCCGTATGGGTGCCGTGGGTACCAAGGACAAGGATGCCGCAGGCATTGCCAATGGTCAGAACATGATATTCGACCACTGCTCTTTCTCTTGGGGACAGGATGAGAACTTCTCCATCAACTGGGACAACAAGGGCACTGCTCCACAGAACATCACCCTCATGAACTCCATTGTAGGACAGGGACTGATGACCCACTCTGCAGGCGGACTCATGCAGGCTTCGAACATTACCCTTTACCGCATACTGCTTGTAGATAACTCTACGCGTAACTTCAAGGTTAAGGGCATTAACCAGTATGTTAACAATATCGTTTACAACTGGAAGAACTATGCTTACAACATGGGTGGCGACTCTGAAGGAACAAGCTATGTGAATATTGAGAATAACATGTTCATCAACGGTCCTGCCGTTGGTGGCGATGCCCTCTCAGGTGGTAACTCTGACTTCCATTTCTATGGTGCAGACAACTGGCAGGACAAGAACCGCGATGGCATCTATAACCCAACAGAGTTCACTGGCAATGGCGGTGGCGACCGTCAGTCTCAGCCCTATGACTATCCAGCTCTTGAAAAGTGGGCTGCCAACGACCTCATTGAAAAACTGTTGCCCGAGGTGGGTGCTTCTCTGCCTTATCGCGACATTGCTGACTGCTACATGGTTGACGAGGTCCTGTCGTTTGGTAAGGAGGGTAAGCTGATAACCAACGAGAACGAGCTGCCCATCGGTTTGCCTACGTCATGGAGCTGGTTTGCAGGCACAAAATATACCGATACCGATGGCGACGGCATGCCCGATGCATGGGAGAGTGCCAATGGCACTAACCCCAGTGCCAACGATGCTATGACCATTGCTTCCAATGGCTATGCCAACATTGAGAACTATATCAACTCCATAACAAAGGATGACCGTCAGTTCTTCCTTCGTGCTCCTATGCTTCTCTCGCTGGCAGAATCGACCACCAACAGCCTCACTCTGAAGTGGGCCGACTATACTGACAACGAGGAAGGCTTCATCGTTGAGTTGAAGAAAGACGGTGCCTTTGTCGAGGTAGGCCGCACAGCAGCCAATGCCACAAGTTTTGAAATAAGCAACTCTCAACTCTCAGCTCTCCGCTCGGCTTTGCCGCTTGGCTCGTCCAAGAACTTCCAGCTCTCTCCCGCCACCGCCTATCAGGTGCGTCTCTGCGCATTCAGCGGCGACAATAAGTCGGCCTATACCTCTGAGCTTACCGTCAAGACACGTCCTGAGCAGGTGGGCATCATCGATGTGGAAACTTTCACTGGTACAGGTGAAGGCGAATGGCTCATCAATCCTGCTTCCGATCAGATTATAACCATCACTGAGGCTACGCCTAAGACAGCTGTCGTTGTCAAGAGCGATGCCAATGTTACCATCAACGGTGCTGGCTACATAAGCGGGGCGGCATCAATGAACAAGGCCGGTCAGGGCACCCTCGTCATTGCCTCTGACCAGCAGTATGAAGGTGCTACCGTGCTGCATGAAGGCATCTACGAGTTCTCTACACTTAAGAACGGTGGCGTTGCCAGCGGACTGGGCAAGAGTCAGGAGTTTGCGCAGAACTGGATTATGGATGGCGGTATCTACAAGTACACTGGTGCTTCAACCTCTACCGACCGCTCTGCAACGCTCTATAACGATACAGAGCTGAACATCGCTGAGAAAGCCTCTGTTGTTACTATGAATGGCAGCATTGAAGGCTCGGGCAACCTTGAGGTTGGCGGCTCAGGCACTATAGGCGTTAACACTCAGAACTTCTTCAAGTTCGATGGCGACGTTGTGCTTAAAGGCGGTACGCTGAAACTCAATAGCAAGAACATCTCCGATGCCGGCATAGGCACTGCCTCAAAGCTCGTCATGGCAGGCGGCTCGTTCACCACCGTTGGAAAGAACGAGGCAAATGTAACCTATAACTTCCCCATCGTGGCAGAGGAGGGAACCACTTCGACACTCTATTTCGACCGTTGGAACACCAACAAGTGTAACGTCAGTGGCACAGGCACCCTGCAATGGGGCGTGAACTACCTGCGCGAATATATCGAGGGCAACTGGGACAACTTCACTGGTAAGTTAATCATTACCAAGACTGGCAACTACGGCGACAACCGTCAGTTCGCCATTCGCAACAATGGTGGTATTAAGAATGCTACCATACAGCTGAAGAGCGGCACAGCCATCAATGGTGGTAAGAACGCTGCAACCTACTATCTTGGCGGACTCTCTGGTGAGGCAGGCTCTTATCTCGCAGGCTTCAATGTTAAGGCTAAAGGCACAGGCACATGGATCGTAGGCGGTGCCAATACCGATGAGGTCTTTGCTGGTGTCATCAACAACAACGACCAGGCAGGCTCTCACCCAGGAACAACCACTATAATTAAAGAGGGTAGTGGTGACTGGCGTCTTACTGGTACCAATGTATATAGTGGAACGACGACAGTCAATAAGGGTCGCCTCGTTGTCAACGGCACCCACACCACAGGCGGTGCCTATACCATCAACAATGGCGGTACGCTCATGGGTAAAGGTACTGTTGGCTCTCGTGTCAATGTAAACAGCGGTGGTTCTGTCTCTGCTGGCGATACACTCATCGCCCTTAATGAGCTGAAGCTTAGTGGCGGTCTCACCGTGTCGAGCGGTGGCGAGGTGCACTTCCCCGTCAGATGGACAGGCAGCAGTGTTTTCACTAACCGCATAAAGGTTACAGGCGCTTTGACCATTAATGGAGGTACTCTTGTTATTGATATCAAGGACGATGCCGAGCTCCCTGCAGGCACAGTTCTAACTTTGTTCTCGTCACTGGGCACAGTCAGCGGTACTGGCTTCTCTGCCGTCGTTCCTGAGCGTCCTTCTGCTACTACAAAGTGGGATTTGAGCACTGTTCTTACCGATGGTAAGGTTCGCGTGGCGAACGATGAAACTGCTGTAGGACAGCTGAAGGCCGACGCAAACGCAAAGTCTTCTACCGTATATGACCTGAAAGGTCGTAACCTCGGTACGGGTGATGCTCACCATAAAGGCATCGTCGTAAAAGACGGACGTAAGTATATCTCTAAATAA
- a CDS encoding clostripain-related cysteine peptidase, whose protein sequence is MRKLHELTWMLAATLVCGASVFISCSSDSDDNPVINPDEPQQQPLADYTIIFYGHGGSNLDAFLMDNIAQFFKADADHRRNVSICAQYKFSTLENLQNSYRDLKTEIDPNDPAQVALVERIKDFYPYGGKTSRFTVDPTVAETDMMATITAHFIGPDNADISRTDSLTRFIDWAARVRPARRYILVLSDHGDGYLPTEEIPVAAAAARQTRSVIKDDGHNRAHFTAKSLTEAIRQASVHVSAVYCDACLMNAAEYQFELAPVTDYLVLSTFLVPSAGGNYTELVDALSDNPDDPEQALTRFARFCVDAWDKDAEKEDKGEDVPHYHDMSVYRSAEADAFGAELKKFVDRLVDVYQNGTDYARTRIDSITANAYRVDDEQPTYDLMNYIIGLTAALPDDFGPVIEGLADQAYNHYFALQQSSKWLEENGHTVSLSVMLGCQGHFTTVENGLHFRYDADGLVYLFADGQPTSDGLPWGSTLDATYGQLRFDRLTGWSRWLKLNRQEPNTKCYTEYYEY, encoded by the coding sequence ATGAGAAAGTTACATGAATTGACATGGATGCTCGCCGCCACCCTCGTTTGCGGCGCAAGCGTATTCATATCGTGTTCGTCGGACAGCGACGACAACCCAGTAATTAACCCCGACGAGCCGCAGCAACAGCCGCTGGCCGACTACACCATCATCTTCTACGGTCACGGCGGCAGCAACCTCGACGCTTTCCTGATGGATAATATCGCCCAGTTCTTCAAAGCCGACGCCGACCACCGGCGCAACGTGAGCATCTGCGCACAATACAAGTTCTCGACCCTCGAGAACTTGCAGAACAGCTACAGGGACTTGAAAACCGAAATCGACCCCAACGACCCGGCCCAGGTGGCCTTAGTCGAAAGGATTAAGGACTTCTACCCCTATGGCGGGAAGACCAGCCGCTTCACCGTCGACCCCACAGTCGCCGAGACCGACATGATGGCCACCATCACCGCCCATTTCATTGGCCCCGACAATGCCGACATCTCGCGAACCGACTCGCTCACCCGCTTCATCGACTGGGCAGCGCGGGTGCGCCCCGCCCGCAGGTATATCCTCGTACTGTCCGACCACGGCGATGGCTATCTGCCCACCGAGGAAATCCCTGTCGCTGCTGCCGCCGCCCGTCAGACCCGCAGCGTCATCAAGGACGACGGCCACAACCGGGCCCACTTCACCGCAAAGAGCCTCACCGAGGCCATCCGGCAGGCCTCGGTGCACGTCAGCGCCGTCTATTGCGACGCCTGCCTGATGAACGCGGCCGAATATCAGTTCGAACTGGCCCCGGTGACCGACTACCTCGTGCTCTCCACCTTCCTCGTGCCTAGCGCAGGCGGCAACTACACAGAGCTGGTCGACGCCCTCTCGGACAACCCCGACGATCCCGAGCAGGCCCTGACGCGCTTCGCACGATTCTGCGTCGATGCTTGGGACAAGGATGCCGAAAAGGAAGACAAAGGCGAGGACGTGCCACACTATCACGACATGAGCGTCTATCGCTCGGCCGAGGCCGACGCCTTCGGCGCTGAGCTCAAGAAGTTCGTCGACCGTCTGGTCGACGTCTATCAGAACGGCACCGACTACGCCCGGACCCGCATCGACTCGATCACCGCCAACGCCTATCGCGTCGACGACGAGCAGCCCACCTACGACCTCATGAACTACATCATCGGCCTCACTGCCGCACTGCCCGACGACTTTGGTCCTGTGATTGAGGGTCTGGCCGACCAGGCCTACAACCACTACTTCGCCCTCCAGCAGTCGAGCAAGTGGCTCGAAGAGAACGGCCACACCGTCTCGCTCAGCGTGATGCTCGGCTGCCAAGGCCACTTCACCACCGTGGAGAATGGCCTGCACTTCCGTTATGATGCCGACGGATTAGTCTATCTGTTTGCCGACGGCCAGCCGACCAGCGACGGTCTGCCATGGGGCTCCACCCTCGATGCCACCTACGGCCAGCTGCGCTTCGACCGGCTCACCGGCTGGAGCCGCTGGCTCAAACTGAATAGACAGGAACCCAACACAAAATGTTACACCGAATATTACGAATATTAA
- a CDS encoding clostripain-related cysteine peptidase, with protein sequence MRRIMQWVLAAILISGASVFTSCTSDNDDNPSPKSGANSELVGQWYSDVSGATYAAWTYGKAWQQTELKADGTGVTNIYYLDGDVAVAREHYSFTYSATDGLLTMDIAERNAKTTARYTVSEGKLTLTEGDHQLAMQKMDDAKAKDFDAWSRKDNLVNVPQPARYTVFVYGNAGGTMDKIIEYGFWEKIQPLLTDHNNVRVVCFYKYGKDLPPKMPFTGKYADPGDIVWFDLNDTTKLENIRNGGLKAYGYEKEAQELKLCDPKTVSAFIQISSLVCPAEQYVFSIWGHGNGLNPLADVPGKYEDPAAAPATRGVIADEWNEHEELDMYELSTAIRSAGLSRLNTIFFHNCLMGNMETLTELRGLSDYIVASAHLLESEGELLTEYVRGLLEKGNTEDAIAQMFERVHPKWEQSYHGFEDDGKTEYWNNGDYKLIRTAKLDAIISATKRLADRLLALYPTQKDAIDKATTGVYRFFLRYNAPVLTFVNPFVDLADYAHLLAKETGDAEMAAISSDLDKAFSEAFVHYADVSTNEQHLDHYTLSVCLVNEENYEGNNKDPELIKAFVPNALCKFDQGYEQTTFHKLTGWGNWLRTNQQLLWDNPTSNGGGPLK encoded by the coding sequence ATGAGAAGAATCATGCAATGGGTGCTCGCCGCCATCCTCATCAGTGGCGCAAGTGTATTCACATCGTGTACTTCGGACAACGACGACAATCCTTCTCCTAAATCAGGAGCGAACAGCGAACTTGTAGGTCAATGGTATTCCGACGTGTCGGGGGCTACTTATGCCGCCTGGACTTACGGCAAGGCATGGCAGCAGACGGAACTGAAGGCCGACGGCACAGGCGTCACCAACATTTATTACCTCGACGGCGATGTCGCCGTGGCCCGTGAGCACTATTCGTTCACCTATAGCGCCACAGACGGACTGCTGACGATGGACATCGCGGAGAGGAACGCCAAGACCACTGCCAGATATACCGTGAGCGAAGGCAAGCTGACGTTGACGGAGGGTGACCACCAACTGGCCATGCAGAAGATGGATGACGCGAAGGCTAAGGACTTTGATGCGTGGAGCCGCAAGGACAACCTGGTCAATGTACCGCAACCTGCCCGCTACACCGTCTTTGTCTATGGCAATGCGGGAGGCACCATGGATAAGATTATTGAGTATGGCTTCTGGGAGAAGATACAGCCGCTGCTCACGGACCACAACAACGTCCGCGTAGTCTGCTTCTACAAATATGGTAAGGACCTGCCCCCAAAAATGCCCTTTACCGGTAAGTATGCCGACCCGGGCGACATCGTATGGTTCGATCTGAACGACACGACCAAACTGGAGAATATTCGTAACGGAGGACTTAAGGCATATGGGTATGAAAAGGAGGCCCAGGAACTGAAACTGTGCGACCCCAAGACCGTCAGCGCGTTCATCCAGATCAGCAGTCTGGTGTGTCCTGCCGAGCAGTATGTGTTCAGCATCTGGGGGCATGGCAATGGACTGAACCCCTTGGCAGATGTCCCCGGCAAATATGAAGACCCCGCCGCTGCACCTGCTACCCGAGGGGTCATTGCCGATGAGTGGAATGAACATGAAGAGCTGGATATGTATGAACTGAGTACCGCCATCCGTTCCGCAGGCTTGAGCCGGCTGAACACCATCTTCTTCCACAACTGCCTGATGGGCAACATGGAGACGCTGACCGAACTGCGCGGCCTGTCCGACTACATCGTGGCCTCGGCACACCTGCTTGAGAGCGAGGGCGAACTGCTCACGGAATACGTCCGCGGACTGCTGGAGAAGGGGAATACCGAGGATGCCATCGCACAGATGTTTGAGCGCGTGCATCCGAAATGGGAACAGTCCTATCACGGTTTTGAAGACGATGGGAAGACAGAGTACTGGAACAACGGCGACTACAAGCTCATCCGCACTGCCAAACTCGATGCCATCATCAGTGCCACCAAGCGCCTCGCAGACAGGCTCCTTGCACTCTACCCCACGCAGAAGGATGCCATCGACAAGGCCACCACAGGGGTGTATCGGTTCTTCCTACGCTATAACGCTCCCGTGTTAACATTCGTGAATCCCTTCGTCGATTTGGCAGACTATGCCCATTTGTTGGCAAAGGAGACTGGCGACGCGGAAATGGCTGCCATCTCCAGCGATTTGGACAAAGCCTTCAGCGAGGCCTTCGTCCACTATGCCGACGTCAGTACGAACGAACAGCATCTGGACCACTACACGCTGAGCGTCTGTCTGGTCAACGAAGAGAACTACGAGGGAAATAACAAAGACCCGGAACTGATTAAGGCTTTTGTCCCTAATGCCCTGTGCAAATTCGACCAAGGCTACGAGCAGACCACATTCCACAAACTGACGGGATGGGGCAACTGGCTACGCACCAACCAGCAACTGCTTTGGGACAATCCCACAAGCAACGGCGGTGGTCCGCTCAAGTGA
- a CDS encoding helix-turn-helix domain-containing protein: MAKRLYTYIIIVAAIVLSITGCTDGKQGMVQSRLPHDTLYTEQKAMAVYGYDPVRALQIVDSAVIVGNMSSWRADKNRARIYSQTQAGERLDSLMHWTAGARLDTARIIGEQLIRHDSIKNSLEGQDVLEILAYVARCQKDTTLWLRRSRQLVEVCRRQGAETEALRGEAEIGAALCYMGQESEGMAMMDRTIVALSDGELKFNELDALVIALKRKAGVMISKGQAAEVLPLARRIVTLLNDYEHHPDKYHDGTYREPPASRREEYIRFYRSQGENFIATAYAALGQSDDMYVTFERLENIVRDAETREHRARYDALEQQLKRQESEVHSRQMTIVAIAAVCSLLFALLFAAYVFAKNRIINMKNRGLVKLIDETIRYKERYEQMHQSMLAHFVESEGETVPHPVDLKSFSADALFQYLYDDIREKRLYLDPKFDRQAVCSRYGLTAVQVGNAFAQGSDYDSVADFVRDCRLEYACHLLTTTDMKVADAASASGFSRATTFNHDFKARYNLTPSEYRRR, from the coding sequence ATGGCAAAGAGACTCTATACATATATAATAATAGTAGCGGCCATTGTGCTATCCATAACAGGATGTACAGATGGGAAACAGGGCATGGTACAGTCACGGCTGCCTCATGATACACTCTATACCGAGCAGAAAGCGATGGCGGTTTACGGCTACGATCCCGTGCGGGCATTACAGATTGTCGATTCGGCGGTTATAGTCGGAAACATGAGCTCTTGGCGAGCCGACAAGAACCGTGCGCGTATCTACAGCCAGACACAAGCGGGCGAAAGGCTCGACTCACTGATGCATTGGACAGCCGGCGCACGGCTCGACACCGCCCGTATTATTGGCGAACAGCTCATCAGGCACGACTCCATAAAGAATAGTCTCGAAGGACAAGATGTACTGGAGATATTGGCTTACGTGGCGCGTTGTCAGAAGGACACTACACTCTGGCTTCGGCGTTCACGCCAGCTGGTGGAAGTATGCCGCAGGCAGGGGGCCGAGACCGAGGCCCTTCGAGGCGAAGCGGAGATTGGAGCCGCGCTGTGCTATATGGGACAGGAGAGCGAGGGCATGGCGATGATGGATAGGACAATCGTTGCACTCTCCGATGGGGAGCTGAAGTTCAACGAACTCGATGCCCTCGTCATTGCCCTGAAGCGCAAAGCCGGGGTAATGATTTCCAAGGGGCAGGCGGCAGAGGTGTTGCCACTGGCCCGGCGCATCGTCACCTTGCTCAACGATTACGAGCATCACCCCGACAAGTACCATGACGGCACCTACCGCGAACCACCAGCATCGAGGCGCGAGGAATATATCCGTTTCTACCGCTCACAGGGCGAGAACTTCATTGCTACTGCCTACGCCGCATTGGGACAGTCTGACGACATGTACGTCACTTTCGAGCGGTTGGAGAACATCGTGCGCGATGCCGAGACGCGCGAGCACCGCGCCCGCTACGATGCCCTTGAGCAGCAGTTAAAACGACAAGAGTCCGAGGTACACAGCCGTCAGATGACGATAGTCGCCATTGCTGCTGTCTGCTCACTGCTCTTTGCATTGCTGTTTGCCGCGTATGTATTCGCCAAGAACAGGATTATCAACATGAAGAACCGTGGCTTGGTTAAATTGATTGACGAAACCATCAGATATAAGGAACGCTACGAGCAGATGCACCAGTCCATGCTGGCACACTTCGTGGAAAGTGAAGGAGAGACGGTGCCGCATCCTGTTGATTTGAAAAGCTTTTCTGCGGATGCTCTATTCCAGTACCTCTATGATGACATCCGGGAGAAGCGGCTTTACCTCGACCCGAAGTTCGACCGGCAAGCGGTCTGCAGCCGCTATGGTCTTACTGCCGTACAGGTGGGCAACGCCTTTGCACAGGGCAGCGACTATGATTCTGTAGCTGATTTCGTGCGCGACTGCCGCTTGGAGTATGCCTGTCACCTTCTCACAACTACAGACATGAAGGTGGCCGACGCGGCCAGTGCCTCCGGTTTCAGCCGCGCCACCACTTTCAACCACGACTTCAAGGCTCGTTACAACCTTACCCCTTCCGAGTATCGCCGGAGATAA
- a CDS encoding DHH family phosphoesterase, translating to MMRKIMQWMVAATLTSSLFVWTSCSNDDNAVIPQPGHETEFGALLKTLDWGTDTCFVYGHKTPDVDAVTSALSYARLMRLMGYNCKAKVSSGMNRETAYIARVFGFALPELKSSVVPQTRLILTDHTDYAQCVEGAREAVVLQKIDHHVEGDIADSGIPFVRREMVGSTNTIIYEMYKEQGITIDDETARIMLAGIISDTRNLSKTTTQAIDSTALQALTAQLAISPDSVARLNRGMEDAATDYTGMTDAEIFLSDYKEYEIDGHLLGFGSLVCKQSQMEAFIDRMLAVMPEVMGQRGRQMLVAKIDNMVENTGDDRAERPYVENGTYFIYYGEGAKQVAEGVFGPSLREGVCYTSEKLSRKQIVPRITEVLTGN from the coding sequence ATGATGAGAAAAATCATGCAATGGATGGTGGCTGCCACCCTGACAAGCAGCCTCTTTGTATGGACATCCTGTTCGAACGATGACAATGCGGTGATTCCGCAGCCCGGCCATGAAACGGAGTTCGGCGCACTGCTGAAAACGCTGGACTGGGGCACGGACACATGCTTCGTCTATGGTCACAAGACACCCGACGTGGATGCCGTCACCTCGGCCTTGTCGTATGCCAGGCTGATGCGGCTGATGGGCTACAACTGCAAGGCCAAAGTGTCGAGCGGGATGAACCGCGAGACGGCCTATATCGCCCGCGTGTTCGGCTTCGCGCTGCCCGAACTGAAGTCGAGCGTGGTGCCGCAGACACGGCTCATCCTGACCGACCACACCGACTATGCGCAGTGCGTGGAGGGTGCCCGCGAAGCCGTTGTCCTGCAGAAGATAGACCACCATGTGGAGGGCGACATTGCAGACAGCGGCATCCCCTTTGTGCGCCGCGAGATGGTTGGCTCCACCAACACCATCATCTACGAGATGTATAAGGAACAGGGCATCACCATCGACGACGAGACCGCCCGCATCATGCTGGCAGGCATCATCAGCGACACGCGCAACCTGTCGAAAACCACCACGCAGGCCATCGACTCCACGGCATTGCAGGCTCTGACCGCACAGTTGGCCATCAGCCCCGACTCCGTGGCTCGTCTGAACCGTGGCATGGAGGATGCAGCCACCGACTATACCGGCATGACCGATGCCGAGATTTTCCTCTCCGACTACAAGGAATACGAGATTGACGGCCATCTGCTTGGCTTCGGCAGCCTCGTCTGCAAGCAGAGCCAGATGGAAGCCTTCATCGACCGCATGCTGGCAGTCATGCCCGAAGTGATGGGGCAGCGTGGGCGGCAGATGCTCGTTGCCAAGATTGACAACATGGTGGAGAACACGGGCGACGACCGTGCCGAACGGCCTTACGTGGAGAATGGCACCTATTTTATATATTATGGTGAAGGTGCCAAGCAGGTGGCCGAGGGCGTCTTCGGTCCGTCATTGCGTGAGGGTGTCTGCTATACATCCGAGAAACTCTCACGCAAGCAGATAGTGCCGCGCATCACTGAAGTGCTGACTGGTAATTAA
- a CDS encoding DNA/RNA non-specific endonuclease, which translates to MMKRKKKNKRSGYSLIVTAVLVFGLTLLTLAKNWNGNTEEVYDDATQNTTAALNGSEAQDESIMMPAALNDKPEMILRRKSYVVSYNKETLQPNWVAWHLTAAHADGQIERSNGFKEDKEVPEPRATLEDYKKSGWSRGHMCPAGDNKWDEQAMKETFLLTNICPQNSKLNSGLWNSLEMDCRQWAKEYGDIYIVCGPVFTNKEHETIGKNKVVVPEAFFKVVLCMNGKPKAFGVIVRNTEGNKKKDLYYNSVNQVERITGIDFFTALPDDIEEKVEAEVNMNLWN; encoded by the coding sequence ATGATGAAAAGGAAAAAGAAAAATAAGAGAAGTGGCTACTCGCTCATAGTGACAGCGGTGCTGGTGTTCGGACTGACGCTACTAACGCTGGCAAAGAACTGGAACGGAAACACAGAGGAGGTCTATGACGACGCCACACAAAACACCACCGCAGCTCTTAATGGCAGCGAGGCACAGGACGAGAGTATCATGATGCCGGCTGCGCTGAATGACAAACCTGAGATGATACTGAGGAGGAAGAGCTATGTGGTGTCATACAACAAGGAGACGCTGCAGCCGAACTGGGTGGCATGGCATCTGACTGCTGCTCATGCTGACGGCCAGATAGAGAGAAGCAATGGGTTCAAAGAGGACAAAGAGGTGCCAGAGCCCAGGGCCACGCTGGAAGATTATAAGAAGAGTGGATGGTCAAGAGGACACATGTGTCCTGCTGGCGACAACAAGTGGGACGAACAGGCAATGAAAGAGACGTTTCTGCTGACGAACATCTGTCCACAGAACTCAAAGCTGAACAGCGGGCTATGGAACAGCCTTGAGATGGACTGCCGACAATGGGCTAAGGAGTATGGAGACATATACATAGTCTGCGGACCGGTGTTCACAAACAAAGAGCACGAGACAATTGGAAAGAACAAGGTTGTGGTGCCTGAGGCATTCTTCAAAGTGGTGCTTTGCATGAATGGTAAGCCCAAGGCCTTTGGCGTCATTGTAAGGAACACCGAAGGCAACAAAAAGAAAGACCTGTATTACAACTCTGTCAATCAGGTGGAGCGAATCACTGGCATAGACTTCTTCACCGCATTGCCTGATGATATAGAAGAAAAAGTGGAAGCAGAGGTGAACATGAACCTATGGAACTGA